The Tardiphaga alba genome includes a window with the following:
- a CDS encoding gamma carbonic anhydrase family protein — translation MAIYELDGQGPDLPADGNYFIAETADVIGKIRLKPQASVWFGAVLRGDNEWIEIGEGSNVQDNCTCHTDKGFPLTIGKNCTVGHNVILHGCTIEDGALVGMGSIVMNGARIGKNSIVGAGSVITEGKEFPDNSLIIGSPARVIRTLSPEQVAAMGSAARFYAANGPRFKQGMKKIG, via the coding sequence ATGGCAATCTACGAACTCGACGGGCAGGGTCCGGACCTTCCGGCCGACGGAAATTACTTCATCGCTGAGACGGCTGACGTGATCGGCAAGATCCGTCTGAAACCACAGGCCAGCGTCTGGTTCGGCGCCGTGCTTCGTGGCGACAATGAATGGATCGAGATCGGTGAAGGTTCAAACGTGCAGGACAACTGCACCTGCCACACCGACAAGGGCTTTCCGCTGACCATCGGCAAGAACTGCACCGTCGGGCACAATGTGATCCTGCACGGCTGCACCATCGAAGATGGCGCGCTTGTTGGCATGGGCTCGATCGTGATGAACGGTGCACGCATCGGCAAAAACAGCATTGTCGGTGCCGGCTCGGTCATTACCGAGGGCAAGGAATTTCCCGATAACTCGCTGATCATCGGCTCGCCCGCACGTGTCATTCGCACGCTCTCGCCGGAGCAGGTTGCGGCAATGGGCAGCGCGGCGCGCTTCTATGCCGCCAATGGCCCGCGCTTCAAGCAGGGTATGAAGAAGATCGGCTGA
- a CDS encoding DUF6949 family protein — protein MSPIALNCFIQIAIGFAIAGAVASAYQAFVNRPPSFALLQQGPTPEGFAAVPLLVFTAPFVIMRNTLRSGAPEPHRFQFVMIATVLAGFWSLMSGTFIVLTLQALGILAGA, from the coding sequence ATGTCACCTATTGCTCTCAACTGTTTCATTCAGATCGCCATTGGTTTTGCCATCGCAGGCGCTGTCGCCAGCGCGTATCAGGCTTTCGTCAACCGCCCGCCAAGCTTCGCGTTGCTGCAGCAGGGACCGACGCCGGAAGGCTTTGCCGCCGTCCCGCTGCTGGTCTTCACGGCGCCGTTCGTCATCATGCGCAACACGTTGCGATCCGGCGCACCGGAGCCGCATCGCTTCCAGTTCGTGATGATCGCGACGGTGCTTGCCGGCTTCTGGAGTCTGATGTCCGGCACGTTCATCGTTTTGACGTTGCAGGCTCTCGGCATTCTGGCCGGCGCGTAG
- a CDS encoding DUF3126 family protein translates to MDVQEVRKLDAYLKRVFGNQKIRVVPRPKKDDSAEVYIGEEFVGVLFVDDEDDDRSFQFQMAILEEDLADSE, encoded by the coding sequence GTGGACGTTCAGGAAGTCAGAAAACTCGACGCCTATCTCAAGCGTGTATTCGGCAACCAGAAGATCCGCGTCGTGCCGCGCCCGAAGAAGGATGACTCGGCCGAAGTCTATATCGGCGAGGAATTCGTCGGGGTGTTGTTCGTCGACGACGAAGACGATGATCGCTCGTTTCAGTTCCAGATGGCGATCCTGGAAGAAGATCTCGCCGATAGCGAGTAA
- the cysE gene encoding serine O-acetyltransferase has protein sequence MAVQSTNPTTAKLATLDPIWDRIRSEAEDIVHREPELASFIYSTVLHHSRLEDSVVHRVSERLDHAALSGDLIRQTYSEALRDDPDIGNAFRADLVAVFDRDPATSRFIDPLLYFKGFHAIQAHRLAHWLYNKGRKDFAWYMQSRASGAFQTDINPAAQIGRGIFLDHATGFVVGETAVIEDDVSILHGVTLGGTGKENEDRHPKIRRGVLIGAGAKILGNIEVGHCARIAAGSVVVKPVPHNVTVAGVPAKIVGEAGCSEPSRTMNQMLNALGL, from the coding sequence ATGGCCGTGCAGAGCACCAATCCTACCACCGCGAAACTCGCAACCCTGGACCCGATCTGGGATCGTATCCGCAGCGAGGCTGAGGACATCGTCCATCGCGAGCCAGAGCTCGCGTCCTTCATCTATTCAACGGTGTTGCACCACAGTCGCCTCGAGGACTCGGTGGTGCATCGCGTGTCCGAGCGTCTCGATCATGCGGCGCTGTCCGGCGATCTGATCCGTCAGACCTATAGCGAAGCGCTGCGCGACGATCCCGATATCGGCAACGCCTTCCGCGCGGATCTCGTTGCAGTGTTCGACCGCGACCCGGCGACCTCGCGCTTCATCGACCCGCTGCTCTACTTCAAGGGCTTTCACGCCATTCAGGCGCATCGCCTTGCGCATTGGCTCTACAACAAGGGCCGCAAGGATTTTGCGTGGTATATGCAGAGCCGCGCGTCCGGTGCATTCCAGACTGATATCAACCCGGCTGCACAGATTGGCCGCGGCATTTTCCTGGATCACGCCACCGGCTTCGTCGTCGGTGAAACCGCTGTGATCGAGGACGATGTCTCGATCCTGCATGGTGTGACGCTTGGCGGCACGGGCAAGGAAAACGAAGATCGTCACCCGAAGATCCGTCGCGGCGTGTTGATCGGTGCGGGCGCAAAAATTCTCGGCAATATCGAAGTCGGCCATTGCGCGCGCATCGCTGCGGGCTCTGTCGTTGTGAAGCCTGTGCCGCACAACGTCACTGTGGCGGGCGTGCCGGCGAAGATCGTGGGCGAGGCGGGATGTTCAGAGCCATCGCGCACCATGAACCAGATGCTCAACGCGCTAGGCTTGTAA
- a CDS encoding alpha/beta fold hydrolase, with product MPSFHNGAVEISYLDEGEGEPIVLVHGFASSKNVNWVYPTWVSELKKHNRRVIALDNRGHGDSTKLYDSEQYGIGIMAADVRALLKHLNIARTDMMGYSMGGRITAYIAYSHPELLRCAILGGIGIGLIKGGGPGENVASALEAASLEDVNDPMGRTFRAFADQTRSDRRALAACLRGSRRLMTNEEAASIKVPVLIAVGTTDDVAGSAHELEKVIPGSQVLDIPNRDHMRAVGDRVYKEGVLDFLSRQS from the coding sequence ATGCCGAGCTTTCACAACGGCGCAGTCGAAATCTCTTATCTCGATGAAGGCGAGGGCGAGCCGATCGTGCTCGTGCACGGTTTCGCATCGAGCAAGAATGTCAACTGGGTGTACCCGACCTGGGTGTCCGAGCTGAAGAAGCACAATCGCCGCGTGATCGCGCTCGACAATCGCGGACATGGCGATTCCACCAAGCTCTACGATTCCGAACAATATGGCATCGGCATCATGGCCGCCGATGTGCGCGCGCTGCTCAAGCATCTGAACATCGCGCGCACCGATATGATGGGCTATTCAATGGGTGGACGTATCACCGCCTATATCGCCTATAGTCATCCGGAATTGCTGCGCTGTGCGATCCTCGGTGGCATCGGCATTGGCTTGATCAAGGGCGGTGGCCCCGGCGAGAATGTCGCGTCCGCGCTCGAAGCAGCGTCGCTCGAGGATGTTAACGATCCCATGGGGCGGACCTTCCGGGCCTTCGCAGATCAAACCCGCTCCGACCGCCGCGCGCTCGCGGCGTGTTTGCGCGGTTCGCGTCGCCTGATGACGAATGAGGAAGCCGCGTCCATCAAGGTGCCGGTATTGATTGCGGTCGGTACCACCGACGATGTGGCGGGTTCAGCGCATGAGCTTGAAAAGGTGATCCCCGGCTCGCAAGTGCTGGACATTCCCAACCGCGACCACATGCGTGCGGTCGGCGACCGGGTCTACAAGGAAGGCGTTCTCGACTTCCTGTCGCGCCAGAGCTGA